A section of the Numida meleagris isolate 19003 breed g44 Domestic line chromosome 16, NumMel1.0, whole genome shotgun sequence genome encodes:
- the TRAF2 gene encoding TNF receptor-associated factor 2 isoform X1: MALCVQALGVQAEFFVPMAAANSTPPGSLDLNQPGFAKEILGTKLEVKYLCSDCRNILRRPFQAQCGHRYCSYCLKKIISSGPQKCASCIQEGIYEEGVSILETSSAFPDNAARREVESLPAVCINEGCTWKGTIKEYESCHEGNCPFLLIECQACRGVIPLNEKERHSERECPERTLNCKYCKSLFYFPDIKAHDEVCPKFPLTCDGCGKKKIPREKFQDHVKNCGKCKVPCRFEVVGCAEMVENEKLPEHESKCLAEHLYMLLSFVLSLKSGSGDLKHLPALPSSQSSSPLLAANSLCPESELFKSLELLGRCDALEKKTVTFENIVCVLNREVERVSLTAEAYSRQHRLDQEQIETLSNKVRQLERSIGLKDLAMAEMEEKIRNMEASSYDGVFIWKITEFARKRQEAITGRSPAIFSPAFYTSKYGYKMCLRVYLNGDGTGRGTHLSLFFVVMKGPNDALLRWPFNQKVTLMLLDQNNREHIIDAFRPDVTSSSFQRPVTEMNIASGCPLFCPVSVMEAKNSYVRDDAIFIKAIVDLSGL; the protein is encoded by the exons ATGGCACTGTGCGTGCAG gcTCTGGGTGTACAGGCGGAATTTTTTGTTCCCATGGCAGCAGCAAATTCTACTCCGCCCGGCTCTCTGGACCTGAACCAGCCTGGGTTTGCAAAGGAGATCCTGGGAACTAAGCTGGAGGTGAAGTACCTCTGCTCGGACTGCAGGAACATCCTGAGACGGCCGTTCCAGGCTCAGTGCGGACACCGCTACTGCTCCTATTGCCTGAAGAAGATTATAAG TTCTGGACCTCAGAAGTGTGCGAGCTGTATTCAGGAAGGAATATATGAAGAAGGAGTTTCTATTTTGGAAACCAGCTCT GCTTTCCCAGACAACGCAGCTCGTCGGGAGGTGGAAAGTCTGCCTGCTGTCTGTATTAATGAGGGCTGCACGTGGAAGGGGACTATTAAAGAATATGAG AGCTGCCATGAGGGGAACTGCCCGTTCCTGCTGATTGAGTGCCAGGCATGTAGAGGTGTGATCCCTCTGAATGAGAAGGAGCGCCACTCTGAGCGGGAGTGCCCCGAGAGAACCCTCAACTGCAAATACTGCAAATCACTTTTCTACTTCCCTGATATTAAG GCTCATGATGAAGTCTGCCCGAAATTTCCATTGACTTGTGATGGCTGCGGGAAGAAGAAGATCCCCAGAGAGAAG tttCAGGACCACGTGAAGAATTGTGGCAAATGTAAAGTGCCTTGCAGATTTGAGGTTGTCGGCTGTGCTGAGATG gtggaaaatgaaaagctacCAGAACACGAAAGCAAGTGTCTGGCAGAGCATCTGTACATGCTGCTGAGCTTTGTGCTCAGCCTCAAGAGTGGATCTGGAGACCTGAAGCACCTTCCTGCCCTTCCCTCATCACAGAGCAGCTCCCCACTGCTGGCAGCAAACTCCCTGTGCCCGGAGTCAGAGCTGTTCAAGTCCCTGGAGCTCTTGGGAAGGTGTGATGcgctggagaagaaaacagtgacCTTTGAGAACATTGTCTGCGTGCTCAATAGAGAGGTAGAAAGGGTGTCTCTGACAGCTGAAGCATACAGTCGGCAGCATCGACTAGACCAGGAGCAAATCGAGACACTGAGTAACAAG GTCCGGCAGCTGGAAAGGAGCATTGGGCTCAAAGACCTGGCCATGGCTGAGATGGAGGAAAAGATCCGCAACATGGAAGCTTCCAGCTACGATGGTGTTTTCATCTGGAAGATAACAGAATTTGCCAGGAAGCGCCAGGAGGCGATCACGGGCCGCTCTCCTGCGATCTTCTCTCCAG CTTTCTACACGAGCAAGTATGGCTATAAGATGTGCCTGCGTGTTTACCTGAACGGGGATGGCACCGGGCGTGGGACCCATCTGTCCCTGTTCTTCGTGGTGATGAAAGGACCCAACGACGCGCTCCTGCGCTGGCCCTTCAACCAGAAG GTAACCCTGATGCTCTTGGATCAGAACAACCGGGAGCACATCATTGATGCGTTCCGACCCGACGTgacctcttcctccttccagcGCCCAGTCACGGAAATGAACATTGCCAGCGGCTGTCCGCTGTTCTGCCCCGTCTCTGTGATGGAAGCCAAGAACTCCTACGTGCGTGATGATGCCATCTTCATTAAAGCCATCGTTGACCTCTCGGGCCTCTAA
- the TRAF2 gene encoding TNF receptor-associated factor 2 isoform X3 → MALCVQALGVQAEFFVPMAAANSTPPGSLDLNQPGFAKEILGTKLEVKYLCSDCRNILRRPFQAQCGHRYCSYCLKKIISSGPQKCASCIQEGIYEEGVSILETSSAFPDNAARREVESLPAVCINEGCTWKGTIKEYEAHDEVCPKFPLTCDGCGKKKIPREKFQDHVKNCGKCKVPCRFEVVGCAEMVENEKLPEHESKCLAEHLYMLLSFVLSLKSGSGDLKHLPALPSSQSSSPLLAANSLCPESELFKSLELLGRCDALEKKTVTFENIVCVLNREVERVSLTAEAYSRQHRLDQEQIETLSNKVRQLERSIGLKDLAMAEMEEKIRNMEASSYDGVFIWKITEFARKRQEAITGRSPAIFSPAFYTSKYGYKMCLRVYLNGDGTGRGTHLSLFFVVMKGPNDALLRWPFNQKVTLMLLDQNNREHIIDAFRPDVTSSSFQRPVTEMNIASGCPLFCPVSVMEAKNSYVRDDAIFIKAIVDLSGL, encoded by the exons ATGGCACTGTGCGTGCAG gcTCTGGGTGTACAGGCGGAATTTTTTGTTCCCATGGCAGCAGCAAATTCTACTCCGCCCGGCTCTCTGGACCTGAACCAGCCTGGGTTTGCAAAGGAGATCCTGGGAACTAAGCTGGAGGTGAAGTACCTCTGCTCGGACTGCAGGAACATCCTGAGACGGCCGTTCCAGGCTCAGTGCGGACACCGCTACTGCTCCTATTGCCTGAAGAAGATTATAAG TTCTGGACCTCAGAAGTGTGCGAGCTGTATTCAGGAAGGAATATATGAAGAAGGAGTTTCTATTTTGGAAACCAGCTCT GCTTTCCCAGACAACGCAGCTCGTCGGGAGGTGGAAAGTCTGCCTGCTGTCTGTATTAATGAGGGCTGCACGTGGAAGGGGACTATTAAAGAATATGAG GCTCATGATGAAGTCTGCCCGAAATTTCCATTGACTTGTGATGGCTGCGGGAAGAAGAAGATCCCCAGAGAGAAG tttCAGGACCACGTGAAGAATTGTGGCAAATGTAAAGTGCCTTGCAGATTTGAGGTTGTCGGCTGTGCTGAGATG gtggaaaatgaaaagctacCAGAACACGAAAGCAAGTGTCTGGCAGAGCATCTGTACATGCTGCTGAGCTTTGTGCTCAGCCTCAAGAGTGGATCTGGAGACCTGAAGCACCTTCCTGCCCTTCCCTCATCACAGAGCAGCTCCCCACTGCTGGCAGCAAACTCCCTGTGCCCGGAGTCAGAGCTGTTCAAGTCCCTGGAGCTCTTGGGAAGGTGTGATGcgctggagaagaaaacagtgacCTTTGAGAACATTGTCTGCGTGCTCAATAGAGAGGTAGAAAGGGTGTCTCTGACAGCTGAAGCATACAGTCGGCAGCATCGACTAGACCAGGAGCAAATCGAGACACTGAGTAACAAG GTCCGGCAGCTGGAAAGGAGCATTGGGCTCAAAGACCTGGCCATGGCTGAGATGGAGGAAAAGATCCGCAACATGGAAGCTTCCAGCTACGATGGTGTTTTCATCTGGAAGATAACAGAATTTGCCAGGAAGCGCCAGGAGGCGATCACGGGCCGCTCTCCTGCGATCTTCTCTCCAG CTTTCTACACGAGCAAGTATGGCTATAAGATGTGCCTGCGTGTTTACCTGAACGGGGATGGCACCGGGCGTGGGACCCATCTGTCCCTGTTCTTCGTGGTGATGAAAGGACCCAACGACGCGCTCCTGCGCTGGCCCTTCAACCAGAAG GTAACCCTGATGCTCTTGGATCAGAACAACCGGGAGCACATCATTGATGCGTTCCGACCCGACGTgacctcttcctccttccagcGCCCAGTCACGGAAATGAACATTGCCAGCGGCTGTCCGCTGTTCTGCCCCGTCTCTGTGATGGAAGCCAAGAACTCCTACGTGCGTGATGATGCCATCTTCATTAAAGCCATCGTTGACCTCTCGGGCCTCTAA
- the TRAF2 gene encoding TNF receptor-associated factor 2 isoform X2, whose product MAAANSTPPGSLDLNQPGFAKEILGTKLEVKYLCSDCRNILRRPFQAQCGHRYCSYCLKKIISSGPQKCASCIQEGIYEEGVSILETSSAFPDNAARREVESLPAVCINEGCTWKGTIKEYESCHEGNCPFLLIECQACRGVIPLNEKERHSERECPERTLNCKYCKSLFYFPDIKAHDEVCPKFPLTCDGCGKKKIPREKFQDHVKNCGKCKVPCRFEVVGCAEMVENEKLPEHESKCLAEHLYMLLSFVLSLKSGSGDLKHLPALPSSQSSSPLLAANSLCPESELFKSLELLGRCDALEKKTVTFENIVCVLNREVERVSLTAEAYSRQHRLDQEQIETLSNKVRQLERSIGLKDLAMAEMEEKIRNMEASSYDGVFIWKITEFARKRQEAITGRSPAIFSPAFYTSKYGYKMCLRVYLNGDGTGRGTHLSLFFVVMKGPNDALLRWPFNQKVTLMLLDQNNREHIIDAFRPDVTSSSFQRPVTEMNIASGCPLFCPVSVMEAKNSYVRDDAIFIKAIVDLSGL is encoded by the exons ATGGCAGCAGCAAATTCTACTCCGCCCGGCTCTCTGGACCTGAACCAGCCTGGGTTTGCAAAGGAGATCCTGGGAACTAAGCTGGAGGTGAAGTACCTCTGCTCGGACTGCAGGAACATCCTGAGACGGCCGTTCCAGGCTCAGTGCGGACACCGCTACTGCTCCTATTGCCTGAAGAAGATTATAAG TTCTGGACCTCAGAAGTGTGCGAGCTGTATTCAGGAAGGAATATATGAAGAAGGAGTTTCTATTTTGGAAACCAGCTCT GCTTTCCCAGACAACGCAGCTCGTCGGGAGGTGGAAAGTCTGCCTGCTGTCTGTATTAATGAGGGCTGCACGTGGAAGGGGACTATTAAAGAATATGAG AGCTGCCATGAGGGGAACTGCCCGTTCCTGCTGATTGAGTGCCAGGCATGTAGAGGTGTGATCCCTCTGAATGAGAAGGAGCGCCACTCTGAGCGGGAGTGCCCCGAGAGAACCCTCAACTGCAAATACTGCAAATCACTTTTCTACTTCCCTGATATTAAG GCTCATGATGAAGTCTGCCCGAAATTTCCATTGACTTGTGATGGCTGCGGGAAGAAGAAGATCCCCAGAGAGAAG tttCAGGACCACGTGAAGAATTGTGGCAAATGTAAAGTGCCTTGCAGATTTGAGGTTGTCGGCTGTGCTGAGATG gtggaaaatgaaaagctacCAGAACACGAAAGCAAGTGTCTGGCAGAGCATCTGTACATGCTGCTGAGCTTTGTGCTCAGCCTCAAGAGTGGATCTGGAGACCTGAAGCACCTTCCTGCCCTTCCCTCATCACAGAGCAGCTCCCCACTGCTGGCAGCAAACTCCCTGTGCCCGGAGTCAGAGCTGTTCAAGTCCCTGGAGCTCTTGGGAAGGTGTGATGcgctggagaagaaaacagtgacCTTTGAGAACATTGTCTGCGTGCTCAATAGAGAGGTAGAAAGGGTGTCTCTGACAGCTGAAGCATACAGTCGGCAGCATCGACTAGACCAGGAGCAAATCGAGACACTGAGTAACAAG GTCCGGCAGCTGGAAAGGAGCATTGGGCTCAAAGACCTGGCCATGGCTGAGATGGAGGAAAAGATCCGCAACATGGAAGCTTCCAGCTACGATGGTGTTTTCATCTGGAAGATAACAGAATTTGCCAGGAAGCGCCAGGAGGCGATCACGGGCCGCTCTCCTGCGATCTTCTCTCCAG CTTTCTACACGAGCAAGTATGGCTATAAGATGTGCCTGCGTGTTTACCTGAACGGGGATGGCACCGGGCGTGGGACCCATCTGTCCCTGTTCTTCGTGGTGATGAAAGGACCCAACGACGCGCTCCTGCGCTGGCCCTTCAACCAGAAG GTAACCCTGATGCTCTTGGATCAGAACAACCGGGAGCACATCATTGATGCGTTCCGACCCGACGTgacctcttcctccttccagcGCCCAGTCACGGAAATGAACATTGCCAGCGGCTGTCCGCTGTTCTGCCCCGTCTCTGTGATGGAAGCCAAGAACTCCTACGTGCGTGATGATGCCATCTTCATTAAAGCCATCGTTGACCTCTCGGGCCTCTAA
- the EDF1 gene encoding endothelial differentiation-related factor 1, translating to MAESDWDTVTVLRKKGPSAAQAKSKQAVLAAQRRGEDVETSKKWAAGQNKQHFITKNTAKLDRETEELHHDRVPLEVGKVIQQGRQSKGMTQKDLATKINEKPQVIADYESGRAIPNNQVMGKIERAIGLKLRGKDIGKPLETGPKGK from the exons ATGGCGGAGAGCGACTGGGACACGGTGACGGTGCTGCGCAAGAAGGGCCCCAGCGCGGCCCAGGCCAAGTCCAAGCAG GCGGTGCTGGCAGCGCAGCGGCGGGGCGAGGACGTGGAGACCTCCAAGAAGT GGGCAGCAGGCCAAAACAAGCAACACTTCATCACAAAGAACACAGCCAAGCTTGACCGAGAGACAGAAGAGCTGCACCATGACAGAGTTCCCCTGGAGGTGGGCAAAGTAATCCAGCAGGGTCGGCAGAGCAAGGGCATGACGCAGAAGGACTTGGCCACA AAAATCAATGAAAAACCGCAAGTCATTGCTGACTACGAATCAGGAAGAGCAATCCCCAATAACCAGGTTATGGGCAAGATTGAAAGAGCCATTG GCCTTAAACTGCGTGGGAAGGATATTGGAAAACCGCTCGAAACCGGCCCCAAGGGGAAATGA